TCGAGTCTTAATCATGCGGGCGTCGATGTCATGCCCTTTGAGACAGCCATTGATAAACCCAAGCTCGCCAACACGGTTAACAGAGAACACACTTACGGCGTTTTCGGCTCATCGCACTCAGCCATTATTATCGTGCGCCATCTGGTGGAACTGGGTGTTAAAAAAATCATTAACTTTTACCGCTCCCCCTGCCGTTATGCCGTGGAAATGGGTGACTGGATTCTTTTTGATAACACCGGTCTTAAAGGTGATACAGCGGCCTGGGCCCGAGAAAACATTGACGGCACCCTGCCTGCCAACCTAGTCCGCTACAACACCAGCGAACCCAACATTGCCCGCTACCTGCCCGAATGCAATCAGGTGATTTATGCCGTGGGCTTTTCACGGCGAAAAAATTTAGTTATCGGCGATTACGAGCAAGCGCCCTACAATCCCCATGTTGGCATTATTGGTCCCGGCCTGTTCGGCTTAGGCATCGCCTTTCCTGAGCACAAGGCGGATCCGTACGGCAGCGTGGAATCGCAGGTTGGCTTATGGAAATTCATGGTGTACTTAAACAAGGTGTTGCCAGCCTGGTTTAAGTATCCGGCCTAATCGCAGCGCTTTACAGCTCACGCACCCTGTTATAAAAAAAGTATCTTCTACCTGCTTCAGGAAACGGGGGTTGTGAGTCCGGTGATTCTCACAGAATCCGTTGAAACTTTAAACTAAAAAGCTATACTCCCTCTTTTGCCTAAGAGGTTTGCCATGACCCAACCCGTTCAGTTTGAACAATCAATCAGCGAGCTGGAAACCATCGTCCAGCAGCTTGAGAAAGGCGACTTGTCCCTGGAAGACTCGCTTAAGCAATTTGAAAAAGGCATTGCTTTGGCTCGTCAATGCCAGGAAGTATTGACTCAAGCTGAGCAGAAAATTGAAATGCTGACCAGCCACCATTTAATTTCTGTCGATGATGCCGCTAATGAGCAATAAAATCATAGAACGCCACACCCATCGGCATGATGACTACTTAAAACAGTTACTGGCTGACTATGACATCGCGGCGCCGCGCCTGAAAGAGGCCATGACCTATGCTCTGTTTCCCGGCGGAAAACGTTTACGGCCGGTGTTGGTTTATCTTATTGGTCAATTGCTGAAAATCGACCTCGCCTGCCTGGACATCCTGGCGGCCGCGGTGGAGTTGACGCATGCTTACTCGCTGATACATGATGATTTACCGGCCATGGATGATGATGACATGCGTCGCGGAAAACCAAGTTGCCACAAAGCCTTTGACGAAGCAACCGCGATTCTGGCCGGCGATGGCCTGCAGGGCATGGCGGTTGAAATTCTTTTGAATAAACTGCCGGCTTACCTGCCCGCCACGCAAGTGATTGCCGTAGCGAATGCCCTGACAAAAGCCAGTGGCGTCTCGGGCATGGTCAGCGGCCAATGCCTTGACCTAAGCGAGTTAAGCCAGCCCGGGATCGATGAGCAACGTCTGCGTTTTATCCATTCGCTCAAAACCGGGCAACTGATTCTTGCCTGCGCCACCATGCCGCTTGCCGCTGCAAGGGACGTCAAGCCAGACGCGGCTCAAGCCATTCGTGAGTTCGCAGCCCATCTGGGTCTGGTTTTTCAAATGCAGGATGATTACCTGGATCAGTATGCGGAAAAAACCCATGGCAAGGGGCGGGCTTCCGATTTGGAAAACGAGAAAATGACGTTCGCGGCTCTACACAGCAAAACCGAGTTGCAGTCATTGATTAAACACCATTATTCCTTAGCCTTCGCCTCCCTTGAACCATTTGGTGACAAGGCGTCTGAATTAAGGCAGCTGACCGAATCACTTGAGCAACGCCGGTAACCGGGTTCTATACCCAGACATCCTGATAACAGGTATACTCTTTTCTTTGCTCGAATAAGGAACTTTCATGCTGCATCAACCCGGGGTCACGTTCTCTGCTGCTGACAATGCTCAGCAGGATGGCCGATTGCGGCAGGCACAATTAAAAATGCTCGAGATGCTAAAAGTCGTCGATGCCATTTGCAGGCAGCATGAACTGGATTACTGGCTGGAAGGGGGAACGCTGCTGGGTGCGGTGCGCCATCAGGGCTTTATTCCCTGGGATGACGACATGGACATTTCCATGCCCCGCGCAAGCTATGAAAAATTCCTGCGCCTGGCTCCCAGCCTGCTTCCTGAGCACCTGTGGCTGCAAACCGCACAGACAGACCCGGGTTATTATAATCTTGCCGTTCCGTTAAAGATTCGCGATAAAGACAGCCGTTTCATTGAATGGCATGAACGAGGGAATGAACCCTACCAGCAAGGGATATTCATCGATGTGTTTGTTTATGATCGCATGCCCGCCAATCCGGTTAAACGAAAACTCTACAAATGGCTTGCCAAAAAAACAGTGCGCCTAAGCCGCCATAAATACTGTTCCCTGCCGCTGGGAGGGCATGCACGCCTTTATGAACTGCTCGGTCAGTTTATTCCCAAACACTGGCTTGATTCGCTGCTTCAGGGGATTATCCGCCGCGCCAATGCCAGCAAAAGCCCTTATTCAGGCTATGGCTTTGATTGCGTGAACAGCAATTTGCTGCCGTTAACGGCCATCTACCCCTTAAAACGGGCACGCTTTGAATCTGCCGAATTCAACATTATTAATCAGGCGGAAGCCATACTCACTCAACTCTACGGCGACTACCTGACGCTGCCGCCAATACATGAACAAATAATGAAGCATTGTCGGGAACTGATTCCCTGCCTTCAACGCCAAAAAGACGTAATGGAGTAATAAGAATGAATATTAAACTGGTGATTTTTGATTTGGATGGCGTGCTGGTTGATTCCCGCGAGCATCACTTTGTCGCCTTAAATCGCGCTTTGGCTGAAGTGGATGAGCGTTATGTCATCAGTAAAAAAGATCACCTGCAGTTGTTTGACGGCTTAAGCACGCAGCGCAAACTGGAATTATTGAGCGAGCAACGCGGGCTTGATGTCAGCTTTCATCAATCCATCTGGCATAAAAAACAAGCCCTCACGTTTCAGGTCATTGATGAAATGCTTGCACCTGATCCGCAAATCACGGCCTTGTTCCAACGGCTTAAAGCGGATGGCTTAAAAATTTATGTCTGCTCCAATTCCATTCGTGAAACCATCAAACTGGTCCTGCTGAAAATGGGACTTATGCAATACGTGGATTATTTCATTTCCAATCAGGATGTCTTGTCCGCCAAGCCGCATCCGGAAATGTATTGGCTTGCGATGATGAAGGAAAAAGTACTGCCCAAGGAAACCCTGATTGTTGAAGATTCCTACGTGGGTCGTACTGCCGCGCTGTCATCTGGCGCTAACCTTTGTGCGGTGAAAAGCCCGGCGGAAGTGTGCATCAGCAAAATTTATCAGGACATGCAACGCCGTGTGCAATCGGCCAAATGGCATGATGACAGCCTGAATGTGGTCATCCCCATGTCCGGTGCCGGTAGCCGTTTCGTCAATGCCGGCTTTACTTTTCCAAAGCCGCTTATCAGCATTGGCGATAAACCGATGATCCAGTTGGCAGTCGAAAATCTCAATGTTCAGGCCAATTTTATCTTTATTGTCAGGCGCGATCATTATGAGACTTACCACCTGGAGTCATTGCTTAAAATCATTGCGCCTGGCTGTCGCATCCTTATCACCGACGGCATTACTGAGGGGGCCTGCTGCAGTACCCTGCTGGCTGCCGATTACATTAACAATGACGCGCCATTGTTGATTGCCAATTCGGATCAGTACGTGGAATGGGAAAGCGGCGCCTTCTTCCATGCCATGAACGCACCGCATGTCGATGGTGGTATACTCACGTTTGAAAGCACCCACCCGAAGTGGAGCTATATCCGAGTGGATGAATTGGGCAATGTTACCCAACTGCGGGAAAAGGAAGTCATTTCCAATCAGGCCACGGTCGGCATTTATTATTGGACCCGCGGCAAAGACTATGTTCGCCATGCCCGCCAGATGATCGCAAAGAACATCCGCGTCAATAATGAATTTTATGTGGCGCCGGTATATAACGAAGGCATCGCGGAAGGCATGAAATTTAAAGCCTATGCAGTGGACGCCATGTGGGGATTGGGAACGCCGGAAGATTTACAACACTTCCTGCTTCATCATCCCGGTATCGGCAAGGATGCCCGTTCCATTTCACCATTGCCTGCCCCGGCGGCAATACCTGTTTAGAGAAGAGTATGACGTTTATCCATTCCGCCAAACTAATCAGCCTCGCCTATTCGCTGGGGCTTTTCGTTTTTGGTTATTTCCTGGCAAAAAAGGTGAGCCATTTTGTTGCCATCCCTATTGCTCAACGCTTTTCGCGCCATCATGCGCAACTGGTCCGTCGCGCCACGTTTTACATTATTTTTATCATGTTCTTTGTCACTGGCCTGCAGCATCTTGGCTTCAATCTAAGCGTACTGCTGGGTGCAGCCGGTGTTTTCACGGTGGCCGTGAGTTTTGCATCGCAAACCGCCGCATCCAATTTAATCAGTGGTATTTTTCTACTCTTTGAAAGACCCTTTAAAGTCGGCGATACCATTGAAGTGAAAACCATTCGCGGGACTGTGGAATCCATTGATCTGCTTTCATCCAAATTACGCACCTCTGATAATACACTGGTTCGTATTCCTAACGAATCGATGATGAAATCGGAAATCTTTAACTTAAGTTATTTTTTAACCCGTCGTATCGACGTGCTGTTGGGTGTAAGCTATCAGTGCAACATTGAGCAGGTCAAACAGCTGCTTAAAGGGGTGGCTGAAGAAGCCTGCGATAATGTGCTGAAGGAGCCTGAACCCACCGTCATTATTGACCAGTTTGCCGATTACGCCGTGCAGTTAAAATTGATGGTCTGGGCTAAAAATGGCGATTTGCAAACCATTAAAAACAGCCTGCAGGAAAAAATCAAACGGGTTTTTGATGAGCATGGCATTGAAATGCCTGTGCAACAGGTTACCATCCATCAGGTTGAAGTCGAAAAGGAGTAAGCACATGACGGCAGCCCTGCTAGCTACTGGCGATGAAATTGTCATCGGGGATACGCTCAACACCAATGGCCAGCAAATTGCTCACGCCCTGCATGCCGACGGCTTGGCCCTTGGGCTGCACATGACCTGCGGCGATGATGAAACGCAGATTTATCAATCCTTAAGTTACCTCGCCAGTCAACACGATATTATCTTAATAACGGGCGGCCTAGGCCCCACGTCGGATGATCGTACCCGTTACGCCCTTGCCCGCCTCATGGGAGTCGGTTTGGAAAAATTCCCTGAGGCGCTGGAACACATTCAGACACGGTTGCGCCACAGTGCGTTAAGTTTAAGCCCTGGCAATCAGCAACAGGCTCTTTTTCCTCCAGGGGCTACCTTGCTCCCTAACCCCAATGGCACGGCCATGGGCTGCTATTGTTATTGGCAAAACAAATTACTGGTTCTGCTTCCTGGCCCGCCCCGGGAATGCCTGCCCATGTTCAATCAGCATGTGCTGCCTCTTTTGCAAGCCGCAACGCACACCGATAAAACCCTGTTAAAATGGCGTGTCTTTGGTGTCGCAGAGAGTCAAATCGCCCAACAGATTGATGAGGCTGTGCAGGCACTTGATTGTGAAACCGGCTACCGCCTCGAAACCCCTTATGTGGAGTGCAAAGTCCGATGCCACGAATCACTGGTTGCAAAGGTTAGGGAAATCATAGAACCCATTGTCGCACCGCACACCATTGCCACCACCGAGAAAAAAGCCTCCGAAGCCTTGCGGGATCTTATCATCGCCAAGAACGTATGCCTTTCCATTCAGGATGATGCCACGGGTGGGGTTTTACAACGCGTGTTGCAGCAGCCTGAGAATTACCCGTTGCTGACATTCAACCAGACTCCGCAACCACTGCATTTTCACCTCACCGGTTTAGAGGCATACTGGCACCAGCAGGATACGAGTACCACAGAAGTGAGAATCGCCTACACGTCAGCAAAAAAACAGGGACAGGAATGCCGGGAATTGCCCTATCGCAGCCCGTTAGTCGTCCACATCGCCGCAGAGTGGTTGAGTTTCCGCCTCTTTCATCTCATCAATGAGTTGCATGAGGTCATAACATAGCTGTTTGGTGCCGTCGCCTTTAATGGCTGAGACAGTATACACCTTGCCCTTCCAGTTCAGGCCGTTAACCACGTGGTCGATGGCCTGCTGCCTTGCCTCATCATCAGGCAGTATGTCCATTTTATTTAAAACCAGCCAACGGGGTTTATGCACCAGCTCCGGATCATATTCTTCCAACTCATTGATAATCGCTTTAGCAGAAAGGACTGGATCACTGCCATCCAGCGGTGCAATATCCACCACATGGAGCAAAATGCAAGTGCGTGACAAATGCTTTAGGAAGCGATGGCCAAGACCTGCCCCTTCCGCTGCACCCTCAATCAGACCTGGGATATCCGCCATGACAAAACTTTTGTGGGAAGAAACATCCACTACGCCCAAGCCTGGATGCAGGGTGGTAAACGGATAATCTGCCACCTTGGGCTTGGCACTGGATACAGCGCGAATCAGGGTGGATTTGCCAGCATTGGGCAGCCCCAAAAGGCCTACATCGGCCAGAACGCGTAACTCCAGTCGTAAATGACGCGCTTCACCCGGAGTGCCCTGGGTCGTTTGCCTTGGCGCACGATTCACACTGCTTTTAAAGCGGGTATTCCCCAAGCCATGGAAACCGCCCTGGGCTATCAACAAGCGATCGCCCGTCTGTTTAATATCCCCGATTAATTCCTGCGTATCAATGTCAAAGACCATGGTGCCGACCGGAACCTTAATGATTAAATCATCCCCTTTCTTACCGGTACAGTTACCTCCCATACCCGGTTGACCATTTTGAGCTTTGTAGTGACGTTGATAGCGAAAATCCACCAGGGTATTTAAATCAGAGGTTGCTTCAAGAAACACACTGCCGCCGTCACCGCCGTCACCGCCGTCAGGACCACCTTTGGGAACGAATTTTTCGCGCCTGAAGCTTAAGCAACCATGGCCGCCATTTCCTGCTTCTACTTTAATGATTGCTTCGTCGACAAATTTCATGGTGACATCATCTCTTAAACGAAAAAAGCCCCTTAGAGCGGGGCTTAAAACACGACTTCAGTAGTCAGACCAATCGGTTGGTCTGGAGTACGGAGCTGTGCAGGATTAATTTTCTACCGCAACGATTTTAACAAATTTGCGGTTTTTGGCGCCACGAATAATGAATTCAACACGTCCGCCAACCAGAGCGTACAGGGTATGGTCACGACCACAACCTACGCCTTCACCGGCATGGAAACGGGTACCGCGTTGACGTACCAGGATTTCACCCGCATTGACGAGCTGTCCACCATAACGCTTGACACCAAGGTACTTAGGATTCGAGTCGCGGCCGTTACGTGTACTACCGCCTGCTTTTTTATGAGCCATTAGTTTCCCCTCTTACTTGCTAATCGCAGTAATTTTGACCTGCGTATAATATTGTCGATGACCCATTTGTTTCATGTGGTGCTTACGACGACGAAACTTGATAATCTTTACTTTCTTGTGGCGACCGTGATCGAGCACTTCCGCTTTAACAACGGCCTTTTTCACCAGTGGCGCGCCATAAGTAAACTTATCGCCGTCTGCGAGCATCAACACGTCAGCAAAGCTTATCTCGCTACCTACATCACCAGGCAGCATTTCCAGTTTAAGAATGTCACCCTCTTTGACGCGGTATTGCTTACCGCCGGTCTTGATTACCGCATACATAACTATATCTCCACTGGCCTCTTTGGCTTTCACAAGTTCAACAAAGTTGCATATTCTATGAAATTAACGCGGCGACTTCAAGTTGATTTTAAATTATTGTATACTACGCCGCCCCATCCTGTATTTTCAGGATTTACCCTGGTCGCGGGTTAAACGGGGAATTTACTTTAATTTGGAGTTTTATATGTCATCTATCGTTCTGGAAGCACAAGCAAGAGTCGACATGGGGAAAGGTGCGAGCCGCCGCCTGCGTCGACTGGAAAACAAAGTGCCGGGTATTCTGTATGGCGGCGATAAAAAGCCTCAAGCCATTCATTTATTGCACAATAAAGTCGTCAAAGCCCTGGAAAGCGAAAGCATTTATTCCAGCGTGTTTGATCTGGTTGTCGATGGCAAGGTCGAGCATGTCATTTTAAAAGACCTGCAACGCCACCCCTACAAGCCTGTTATCCTGCACATGGACCTGCAGCGCGTTTCTGCAAAAGACGTACTGGTTAAAAACGTTCCCATCCACTTCATTCATGAAGACACCTGCAAAGGCGTAAAAGCCGGCGGGATCATCAACCACAGCATGACTCAGCTTGAAATCCGCTGCAAAGTGAAAGATCTGCCTGAATTCATCGAAGTGGACATGACCGACGTCGGTCTGGATGATGTTGTGCATCTGGCCGACTTAAAGCTTCCCAAAGGGGTTCAGCTCACGGTTGATTTAAAAGACGGCAGCCATAACCTGCCTGTTGTCAGCGTTCATGCCCCCAGAGGCAGCGCGACTGAAGAAACCTCTGCCACTGAAGGCGAGGAAGGCGCGGAATAATCCGCGCGATGCTTTTTCCGGAGGCCCTTGCCTCCGGAGACTTGAATGACTTTTGCGACACGTTTGACAATCTCAACGCATGGCCGTTGATGCGGTTTGCAGACATGACTGTTTATCACTCTCTTAAAGACTTCCATGACCATAAAATTAATTATTGGTTTGCGTAATCCAGGCTCCGCCTATGAATACACCCGGCACAATGCCGGTGCCTGGTTTGTCGATGCGCTGGCTCATCGCCACAATGCGTCGTTTAAGTCAGAAAAAAAACTTCATTGCGAACTGGCACAGGTGGATATCGGTGAACATCCCTGTAAGCTGGCCTTGCCTTTGACATTTATGAATCACAGCGGTATGCCTGCGCGTGAAATCAGCCAGTTTTACCGCATTGCCCCTCAGGAAATTCTGGTGGTGCATGATGAGTTGGACTTGCCTGCGGGGCGCAGCAAGTTAAAAACCGGCGGAGGGCCAGGAGGCCATAATGGCTTGCGCGACATGATTGCTCAGCTTGGCAGCGGTGATTTTCACCGGTTGCGAATTGGCATCGGGCATCCCGGCCATAAGGACATGGTTCTTAACTACGTACTGGGTAAACCAAGTCCCAAGGACAGGCAATTAATTTTTGATGCCATTGAACAGGCAGTGGCCGTCATTCCTGCTATTATGAAGGGCCATTTTGGCGCCGCCATGAATTTATTACACCGCTAGCAATGCTGTTTTTTTTGAATTTGACAGGTTAGGAGTTGTCCCATGGGATTTAAATGTGGAATTGTTGGTTTACCAAACGTCGGC
This Legionella sp. MW5194 DNA region includes the following protein-coding sequences:
- a CDS encoding FAD-dependent oxidoreductase, encoding MSKTHFEWAVVGAGPAGIAAVGKLLDHGIRPASILWLDPQFNVGDLGQLWCNVSSNTSVKRFIDFLNDAASFRYNDAPDFRLNQLPPESTCTLKHIVEPLQWISDHLRRDVHSVKATVHAMALTRRTWSLDSGKDTFKANNVILATGAVPSSLNHAGVDVMPFETAIDKPKLANTVNREHTYGVFGSSHSAIIIVRHLVELGVKKIINFYRSPCRYAVEMGDWILFDNTGLKGDTAAWARENIDGTLPANLVRYNTSEPNIARYLPECNQVIYAVGFSRRKNLVIGDYEQAPYNPHVGIIGPGLFGLGIAFPEHKADPYGSVESQVGLWKFMVYLNKVLPAWFKYPA
- a CDS encoding exodeoxyribonuclease VII small subunit, with the protein product MTQPVQFEQSISELETIVQQLEKGDLSLEDSLKQFEKGIALARQCQEVLTQAEQKIEMLTSHHLISVDDAANEQ
- a CDS encoding molybdopterin-binding protein: MTAALLATGDEIVIGDTLNTNGQQIAHALHADGLALGLHMTCGDDETQIYQSLSYLASQHDIILITGGLGPTSDDRTRYALARLMGVGLEKFPEALEHIQTRLRHSALSLSPGNQQQALFPPGATLLPNPNGTAMGCYCYWQNKLLVLLPGPPRECLPMFNQHVLPLLQAATHTDKTLLKWRVFGVAESQIAQQIDEAVQALDCETGYRLETPYVECKVRCHESLVAKVREIIEPIVAPHTIATTEKKASEALRDLIIAKNVCLSIQDDATGGVLQRVLQQPENYPLLTFNQTPQPLHFHLTGLEAYWHQQDTSTTEVRIAYTSAKKQGQECRELPYRSPLVVHIAAEWLSFRLFHLINELHEVIT
- the cgtA gene encoding Obg family GTPase CgtA, yielding MKFVDEAIIKVEAGNGGHGCLSFRREKFVPKGGPDGGDGGDGGSVFLEATSDLNTLVDFRYQRHYKAQNGQPGMGGNCTGKKGDDLIIKVPVGTMVFDIDTQELIGDIKQTGDRLLIAQGGFHGLGNTRFKSSVNRAPRQTTQGTPGEARHLRLELRVLADVGLLGLPNAGKSTLIRAVSSAKPKVADYPFTTLHPGLGVVDVSSHKSFVMADIPGLIEGAAEGAGLGHRFLKHLSRTCILLHVVDIAPLDGSDPVLSAKAIINELEEYDPELVHKPRWLVLNKMDILPDDEARQQAIDHVVNGLNWKGKVYTVSAIKGDGTKQLCYDLMQLIDEMKEAETQPLCGDVDD
- the pth gene encoding aminoacyl-tRNA hydrolase is translated as MTIKLIIGLRNPGSAYEYTRHNAGAWFVDALAHRHNASFKSEKKLHCELAQVDIGEHPCKLALPLTFMNHSGMPAREISQFYRIAPQEILVVHDELDLPAGRSKLKTGGGPGGHNGLRDMIAQLGSGDFHRLRIGIGHPGHKDMVLNYVLGKPSPKDRQLIFDAIEQAVAVIPAIMKGHFGAAMNLLHR
- a CDS encoding HAD-IA family hydrolase; the encoded protein is MNIKLVIFDLDGVLVDSREHHFVALNRALAEVDERYVISKKDHLQLFDGLSTQRKLELLSEQRGLDVSFHQSIWHKKQALTFQVIDEMLAPDPQITALFQRLKADGLKIYVCSNSIRETIKLVLLKMGLMQYVDYFISNQDVLSAKPHPEMYWLAMMKEKVLPKETLIVEDSYVGRTAALSSGANLCAVKSPAEVCISKIYQDMQRRVQSAKWHDDSLNVVIPMSGAGSRFVNAGFTFPKPLISIGDKPMIQLAVENLNVQANFIFIVRRDHYETYHLESLLKIIAPGCRILITDGITEGACCSTLLAADYINNDAPLLIANSDQYVEWESGAFFHAMNAPHVDGGILTFESTHPKWSYIRVDELGNVTQLREKEVISNQATVGIYYWTRGKDYVRHARQMIAKNIRVNNEFYVAPVYNEGIAEGMKFKAYAVDAMWGLGTPEDLQHFLLHHPGIGKDARSISPLPAPAAIPV
- the rplU gene encoding 50S ribosomal protein L21 produces the protein MYAVIKTGGKQYRVKEGDILKLEMLPGDVGSEISFADVLMLADGDKFTYGAPLVKKAVVKAEVLDHGRHKKVKIIKFRRRKHHMKQMGHRQYYTQVKITAISK
- a CDS encoding polyprenyl synthetase family protein, translating into MSNKIIERHTHRHDDYLKQLLADYDIAAPRLKEAMTYALFPGGKRLRPVLVYLIGQLLKIDLACLDILAAAVELTHAYSLIHDDLPAMDDDDMRRGKPSCHKAFDEATAILAGDGLQGMAVEILLNKLPAYLPATQVIAVANALTKASGVSGMVSGQCLDLSELSQPGIDEQRLRFIHSLKTGQLILACATMPLAAARDVKPDAAQAIREFAAHLGLVFQMQDDYLDQYAEKTHGKGRASDLENEKMTFAALHSKTELQSLIKHHYSLAFASLEPFGDKASELRQLTESLEQRR
- the rpmA gene encoding 50S ribosomal protein L27 — its product is MAHKKAGGSTRNGRDSNPKYLGVKRYGGQLVNAGEILVRQRGTRFHAGEGVGCGRDHTLYALVGGRVEFIIRGAKNRKFVKIVAVEN
- a CDS encoding 50S ribosomal protein L25/general stress protein Ctc yields the protein MSSIVLEAQARVDMGKGASRRLRRLENKVPGILYGGDKKPQAIHLLHNKVVKALESESIYSSVFDLVVDGKVEHVILKDLQRHPYKPVILHMDLQRVSAKDVLVKNVPIHFIHEDTCKGVKAGGIINHSMTQLEIRCKVKDLPEFIEVDMTDVGLDDVVHLADLKLPKGVQLTVDLKDGSHNLPVVSVHAPRGSATEETSATEGEEGAE
- a CDS encoding mechanosensitive ion channel family protein — encoded protein: MTFIHSAKLISLAYSLGLFVFGYFLAKKVSHFVAIPIAQRFSRHHAQLVRRATFYIIFIMFFVTGLQHLGFNLSVLLGAAGVFTVAVSFASQTAASNLISGIFLLFERPFKVGDTIEVKTIRGTVESIDLLSSKLRTSDNTLVRIPNESMMKSEIFNLSYFLTRRIDVLLGVSYQCNIEQVKQLLKGVAEEACDNVLKEPEPTVIIDQFADYAVQLKLMVWAKNGDLQTIKNSLQEKIKRVFDEHGIEMPVQQVTIHQVEVEKE
- a CDS encoding phosphorylcholine transferase LicD translates to MLHQPGVTFSAADNAQQDGRLRQAQLKMLEMLKVVDAICRQHELDYWLEGGTLLGAVRHQGFIPWDDDMDISMPRASYEKFLRLAPSLLPEHLWLQTAQTDPGYYNLAVPLKIRDKDSRFIEWHERGNEPYQQGIFIDVFVYDRMPANPVKRKLYKWLAKKTVRLSRHKYCSLPLGGHARLYELLGQFIPKHWLDSLLQGIIRRANASKSPYSGYGFDCVNSNLLPLTAIYPLKRARFESAEFNIINQAEAILTQLYGDYLTLPPIHEQIMKHCRELIPCLQRQKDVME